In Bradyrhizobium guangdongense, the sequence GCCGTTCGCGCCGTCGCCGCTGAACAAGCGGCGCTGGGAGAATTTCAAGGCGAACCGGCGCGGCTACTGGTCGTTCTGGCTCTTCATGGTCCTGTTCGTGGTGTCGCTGTTTGCCGAGCTGATCGCCAACGACCGGCCGTTCCTGATCAAATATGACGGTCATCTCTACTGGCCGGCCTTCGTCACCTATTCCGAGACGACCTTCGGCGGCGACTTCGAGACCGCGGCCGACTACCGCGATCCGTATTTGCAGAAGCTGATCAAGGACAAGGGCGGCAGCATCGTCTGGCCTTTGATCCGCTACTCCTACGACACCCACAATCTCGATCTGCCGACGCCGGCTCCGTCGCCGCCGACCTGGATGCTGACGGAAGCCCAGTGCAAGCCGGTGGTCGAGAAGAAGGGGCTGAAGAGCTGCCGCGACCTCGAATACAACTGGCTCGGCACCGACGATCAGGGCCGCGACGTGGTGGCGCGGTTGATCTACGGCTTCCGCATCTCGGTGCTGTTCGGCCTCTGTCTCACCATCGTCTCCTCGATCGTCGGTGTCGCCGCCGGCGGCATCCAGGGCTATTTCGGCGGCTGGATCGATCTCACCTTCCAGCGCTTCATCGAGATATG encodes:
- a CDS encoding ABC transporter permease; the protein is MTLTAPTPIETSAKSPLGAAVPITRKPFAPSPLNKRRWENFKANRRGYWSFWLFMVLFVVSLFAELIANDRPFLIKYDGHLYWPAFVTYSETTFGGDFETAADYRDPYLQKLIKDKGGSIVWPLIRYSYDTHNLDLPTPAPSPPTWMLTEAQCKPVVEKKGLKSCRDLEYNWLGTDDQGRDVVARLIYGFRISVLFGLCLTIVSSIVGVAAGGIQGYFGGWIDLTFQRFIEIWTAIPSLYLLLILSSVLVPGFFVLLGILLLFSWVSLVGLVRAEFLRGRNFEYIQAARALGVSNGVIMFRHLLPNAMVATMTFLPFIVSSSVMTLTALDFLGFGLPPGSPSLGELLSQGKSNVQAPWLGFTGFFSVAIMLSLLIFIGEAVRDAFDPRKTFK